A window from Streptomyces sp. NBC_00271 encodes these proteins:
- a CDS encoding sensor histidine kinase, with amino-acid sequence MACPEQPRVRLPQLKLDELLEELQARIDAARGTRDRVHTLLVAVLSVGRELELEHALHSIVEAAALLVNAEYAALGVISPDGKTLSAFHTVGVTEQQIAEVGPFPQGHGILGELIRHPEPLRLEKISQHPASYGFPPNHRPMNSFLGVPIRVRGQAFGNLYLTEKRGGLQFDEEDESLLATLAVAAGVAIDNARLYEESRLRERWLRANAEITHLLMSGSGRAEALGLIAERARTISASALAAVAMPMEDTKSLTVEIAVGLDAEEHRGLVLPMHESLMGLAYSAAAPIASDDVTRDPRICPEPPRFGGLGPAVAVPIGTGESGVRGVVLLARETGRPTYSERETEMLQGFAAQAAIAMELAERRQDAEQIAVLEDRDRIARDLHDLAIQRLFATGMTLQSAGRFIEHPEAAGRVLRAVDDLDETIKIIRSTIFGLRAREGTAHSGLRARVVRAVGEASPILGFTPSVRMEGLVDTDVPREIADHVMAVLSEALTNIARHAHAGRAQVVLTTDGHEASLTVSDDGVGITPGGRRSGLRNMAERAEQLGGRFEVSSPDRGGTLLAWWVPLPVE; translated from the coding sequence GTGGCATGTCCCGAGCAGCCCCGCGTAAGACTGCCGCAGCTTAAGCTCGACGAGCTGCTGGAGGAACTGCAGGCCCGGATCGACGCGGCCCGCGGCACCCGCGACCGCGTGCACACCCTGCTCGTGGCGGTGCTCTCCGTCGGCCGGGAGCTGGAACTGGAGCACGCGCTGCACTCCATCGTGGAGGCGGCCGCGCTGCTCGTGAACGCCGAATACGCAGCTCTGGGCGTCATCAGCCCCGACGGCAAAACCCTGTCGGCCTTCCACACCGTCGGTGTGACCGAGCAGCAGATCGCCGAAGTCGGGCCCTTCCCGCAGGGCCACGGCATTCTCGGCGAACTGATCCGCCACCCGGAGCCGCTCCGTCTGGAGAAGATCTCCCAGCACCCGGCCTCGTACGGCTTCCCGCCCAACCACCGGCCGATGAACAGCTTCCTCGGAGTCCCGATCCGAGTCCGCGGCCAGGCCTTCGGCAACTTGTACCTGACTGAGAAACGCGGCGGGCTGCAGTTCGACGAGGAGGACGAGTCGCTGCTCGCCACACTTGCCGTGGCGGCCGGCGTGGCCATCGACAACGCCCGCCTCTACGAAGAATCCCGGCTGCGCGAGCGCTGGCTGCGGGCCAACGCGGAGATCACCCACCTGCTGATGTCCGGCAGCGGGCGAGCCGAGGCTCTCGGCCTGATCGCGGAACGTGCCCGGACGATCTCGGCCTCTGCACTGGCGGCGGTCGCGATGCCGATGGAGGACACCAAGTCGCTCACCGTGGAGATCGCCGTGGGGCTCGACGCGGAGGAACACCGCGGGCTGGTGCTGCCCATGCACGAATCCCTGATGGGACTGGCCTACTCCGCCGCTGCTCCGATCGCCAGCGACGACGTCACCCGGGATCCGCGGATCTGCCCGGAGCCTCCACGTTTCGGCGGACTCGGCCCTGCCGTTGCCGTCCCCATCGGTACAGGGGAAAGCGGCGTTCGCGGCGTGGTCCTGCTGGCGCGGGAGACGGGTCGGCCGACGTACTCGGAGCGGGAGACCGAGATGCTGCAGGGCTTCGCCGCGCAGGCCGCGATCGCGATGGAACTGGCCGAGCGCCGACAGGACGCCGAACAGATCGCGGTACTCGAGGACCGCGACCGGATCGCCCGGGACCTGCACGACCTGGCCATCCAGCGATTGTTCGCAACCGGGATGACGCTGCAGAGCGCGGGCCGATTCATCGAGCACCCCGAGGCGGCCGGACGGGTGCTGCGAGCCGTCGACGACCTGGACGAGACAATCAAGATCATCAGATCGACGATCTTCGGCTTGCGGGCGCGTGAGGGCACGGCCCACAGCGGGCTGCGGGCCCGCGTCGTCCGTGCGGTGGGCGAGGCGAGCCCGATACTGGGTTTCACTCCCAGCGTGCGCATGGAAGGCCTCGTCGACACCGATGTGCCACGTGAGATCGCCGACCACGTGATGGCCGTACTCTCCGAGGCCCTCACCAACATCGCACGGCACGCCCACGCCGGCCGGGCCCAGGTGGTCCTGACGACTGACGGCCACGAGGCGTCTTTGACAGTCTCGGACGACGGGGTGGGAATAACGCCCGGCGGACGGCGCAGTGGACTGCGCAACATGGCCGAGCGAGCGGAGCAGCTGGGTGGCCGGTTCGAGGTGAGCAGCCCCGACAGGGGCGGCACGCTGCTGGCCTGGTGGGTTCCGCTGCCCGTCGAGTAG
- a CDS encoding CBS domain-containing protein — MDGAATVVGDVMTRRVVALRTGATFKDIVKTIREWRVSALPVLDDAGRVVGVVSEADMLPKEEYRRSDLDRYGQLQHPADVYKAGAVTAGELMTGPAVTVTPDATLARAARIMARHGVKRLPVVGHDGVLKGIVSRSDLLKVFLRDDEDIAEEVRREVVQPLFGTHAEVVRVEVRDGVVTLSGLVHDTALVPLAALLVRGVEGVVDVQCALTGPASHPDPVPDLPDTRRTSAST; from the coding sequence ATGGACGGCGCTGCGACTGTGGTGGGCGACGTGATGACCCGCCGGGTCGTTGCCCTGCGCACGGGAGCGACCTTCAAGGACATCGTGAAGACCATACGGGAGTGGCGGGTCAGTGCCCTTCCCGTGCTGGATGACGCGGGACGCGTCGTCGGTGTCGTCTCCGAGGCCGACATGCTGCCCAAGGAGGAGTACCGGCGAAGTGACCTCGACCGGTATGGCCAACTACAGCATCCCGCCGACGTGTACAAGGCCGGCGCGGTGACAGCCGGCGAGCTGATGACCGGCCCAGCCGTCACCGTGACACCCGACGCCACCCTCGCCCGCGCCGCGCGCATCATGGCACGCCACGGGGTCAAGCGGCTGCCGGTCGTCGGGCACGATGGCGTGCTCAAGGGGATCGTCAGCCGCTCCGACCTGCTGAAGGTGTTCCTGCGGGATGACGAGGACATCGCCGAGGAGGTCCGGCGCGAGGTCGTCCAACCGCTCTTCGGTACACACGCCGAAGTGGTCCGGGTCGAGGTGCGCGACGGTGTCGTGACGCTCTCGGGCCTGGTGCACGACACCGCGCTCGTCCCGCTCGCCGCCCTGCTGGTGCGGGGCGTCGAGGGCGTGGTGGACGTGCAGTGCGCGCTGACCGGTCCGGCGAGCCATCCGGACCCCGTCCCTGACCTGCCGGACACGCGCCGGACGTCGGCCTCCACCTGA
- a CDS encoding Rv1733c family protein yields MTQTPPMTVKPVRLWRWRRNPLRRHSDVVEAWIVLATWICALSGGTLAGAAAAQATDSAFAARQAQVHAVSAVLTDNAARTALGGSGYDDGRVWAVVRWTTADGAVHTDRAKVLPGAPAGTGITVWTDHTGRVVSAPVTGAAATLQAALTGALAAPSAGAAVWTAGWVVRSRLVRRRMAAWDQEWKQVGPRWGNLSGGKG; encoded by the coding sequence ATGACGCAGACACCTCCCATGACGGTGAAACCCGTACGGCTGTGGCGCTGGCGACGCAACCCGCTCCGGCGGCACAGCGATGTCGTCGAAGCGTGGATCGTGCTCGCCACCTGGATCTGTGCTCTTTCCGGCGGGACCCTGGCGGGCGCGGCCGCGGCCCAGGCGACGGACTCGGCGTTCGCCGCGCGGCAGGCTCAGGTCCACGCCGTGTCCGCCGTCCTCACCGACAACGCGGCGAGGACGGCGCTCGGCGGGAGCGGATACGACGACGGCCGGGTATGGGCGGTCGTGCGCTGGACGACAGCGGACGGAGCCGTGCACACCGACCGGGCGAAGGTGCTCCCCGGTGCTCCGGCCGGCACGGGGATCACCGTATGGACGGACCATACGGGTCGCGTCGTGTCCGCACCCGTCACGGGTGCGGCAGCCACCCTGCAGGCGGCCCTGACCGGAGCCCTCGCGGCACCCTCGGCGGGCGCCGCGGTCTGGACCGCTGGATGGGTGGTTCGCAGCCGGCTCGTCCGGCGGCGCATGGCCGCATGGGACCAGGAATGGAAGCAGGTCGGACCTCGGTGGGGGAACCTGAGCGGGGGCAAAGGCTGA
- a CDS encoding CBS domain-containing protein → MDSSPHRVSDVMTRAVVAVGRKALFKDVVERMEQWQVSALPVLEGDGRVIGVVSEADLLPKEEFRDSDPDRFTQLQRLSDLAKAGAVSAEELMSTPAVTVHADATLAEAARIMALRHVKRLPVVNAEGVLEGVVSRGDLLKVFLRPDNHLADEIRRDIVDVLFPAPVEPVHIMVTEGVATLTGRVTDAARIPLAVRLVRGVEGVVGVDCRLTAADG, encoded by the coding sequence ATGGACAGCAGCCCGCACCGGGTGAGTGACGTGATGACACGTGCCGTCGTCGCGGTGGGCCGCAAGGCACTGTTCAAGGACGTCGTCGAGCGCATGGAGCAGTGGCAGGTCAGCGCCCTTCCCGTGCTGGAGGGCGACGGCCGGGTGATCGGAGTGGTTTCCGAGGCCGATCTGCTGCCCAAGGAGGAGTTCCGGGACAGCGACCCGGACCGGTTCACCCAGCTGCAACGGCTGTCCGACCTGGCCAAGGCCGGGGCGGTGAGCGCGGAGGAGCTGATGAGCACCCCCGCCGTCACCGTCCACGCCGACGCCACGCTCGCCGAGGCCGCACGCATCATGGCCCTGCGGCATGTGAAACGTCTGCCCGTCGTGAACGCCGAGGGCGTTCTGGAAGGCGTCGTCAGCCGCGGGGACCTGCTCAAGGTGTTCCTGCGCCCGGACAACCATCTCGCCGACGAGATCCGGCGCGACATCGTGGACGTCCTCTTCCCCGCCCCGGTCGAGCCCGTGCACATCATGGTCACCGAAGGCGTCGCGACCCTGACCGGACGAGTTACGGACGCCGCCCGCATTCCGCTTGCCGTCCGTCTCGTGCGGGGCGTCGAGGGAGTGGTGGGTGTGGACTGCCGGCTCACCGCCGCCGACGGGTAG
- a CDS encoding Crp/Fnr family transcriptional regulator, with translation MTSATTMTTALRTEHRDRLMRLAREVSFDAGSRLFEEGRRADRFWIVQTGTVALDLYVPGRRPAVIESLGHGELVGWSWHFPPYLWQLGAEAMSPVRAWEFDAEAVRAMCAEDAEFGRAIAVWVGRVVAQRLHASRVRLLDLYAPYGSRGLT, from the coding sequence ATGACTTCCGCCACCACCATGACCACGGCCTTGCGTACCGAGCACCGCGACCGCCTGATGCGCCTTGCCCGCGAGGTCTCCTTCGATGCGGGCAGTCGCCTGTTCGAGGAGGGTCGGCGCGCCGATCGCTTCTGGATCGTGCAGACCGGCACCGTCGCCCTCGACCTGTACGTGCCCGGCCGCCGTCCCGCCGTCATCGAGTCGCTCGGTCACGGCGAACTGGTCGGCTGGTCCTGGCATTTCCCGCCATACCTCTGGCAGCTGGGCGCCGAGGCGATGAGCCCGGTGCGGGCCTGGGAGTTCGACGCCGAGGCGGTCCGGGCGATGTGCGCCGAGGACGCCGAGTTCGGCCGGGCGATCGCTGTCTGGGTCGGCCGTGTGGTCGCCCAGCGGCTGCACGCCTCCCGGGTCCGGTTGCTCGACCTCTACGCCCCCTACGGCAGCCGTGGCCTGACGTGA